GCGGCGACGCTGCCACCGACGCTCCCGCAACCTCACCGCTGTGCATCGGCATCATTGTTGGCGCCACCCTCGGTGCCGGCTGCTAACTGCCCCTGGGCAGGGAACAACAAAAGCTCCGCAGCACTACAACAAAAAGCTTTTCACCCAGTAGCAACCCCGGACGCACCCACCACGTGGGGGCAATCAACAAGGAGACACCATCATGACTCACGCCATCACTAACATCCCGCAGGCCGACCTCGCCGACTTGGCCCGGGCACACAGCACCTTCACGGCGGCTGACGAGCTCGGCGGCGACGCTGCCACCGACGCGCCGGCCACCACGCCGTTCTGTGCAGGGGTGATCATCGGCGCAACCCTGACCATGGGCTGCTAGGCAGACCTGACCACGGGGAAGGCGCCGGCGAGGTGGTGGAAACATCA
This genomic interval from Paenarthrobacter aurescens TC1 contains the following:
- a CDS encoding hypothetical protein (identified by Glimmer2; putative), with translation MTHAITNIPQADLADLARAHSTFTAADELGGDAATDAPATTPFCAGVIIGATLTMGC
- a CDS encoding hypothetical protein (identified by Glimmer2; putative), encoding MSNAVGNFRQADLTDLARAHSTFAAADELGGDAATDAPATSPLCIGIIVGATLGAGC